Proteins from a single region of Ailuropoda melanoleuca isolate Jingjing chromosome 15, ASM200744v2, whole genome shotgun sequence:
- the SUOX gene encoding sulfite oxidase, mitochondrial isoform X1: MAGGRAETRKWSFTPHQRHGAGPAPLPAVFWSGAGNQPPRRRRTWSATMLLHRAVIPRLRQACRLQSVPSRLCIRACSTNDSLQPQCPSLAFSGDNSSTRGWRVMGTLLGLGAVLAYHDHQCRAAEKSPHIYTREEVRSHSSRETRIWVTLGCEVFDVTEFVDLHPGGPSKLMLAAGGPLEPFWALYAVHDQSHVREILAQYKVGELSPEDKAPSTVKTSDPYADDPVRHPALKVNSQRPFNAEPPPELLTENYITPNPIFFTRNHLPVPNLDPETYRLHVVGPPGCQSLCLSLDDLYQFPKHEITITLQCAGNRRSEMTRIKEVKGLEWNTGAISTARWAGARLCDVLAKAGHQLCGTEAHVCFEGLDSDPTGTAYGASIPLARAMDPEAEVLLAYEMNGQPLPRDHGFPVRVVVPGVVGARHVKWLGKVSVEPEESYSHWQRRDYKGFSPSVDWDTVDFDSAPSIQELPVQSAITEPKDGETVQSGEVTIKGYAWSGGGRAVVRVDVSLDGGLTWQVAELDGEEQCPRKAWAWRLWQLQAPVPAGKKELNIVCKAVDDSYNVQPDTVAPIWNLRGVLSNAWHRVHIHVTP, from the exons GTCTGCCACAATGCTGCTGCACAGGGCTGTGATCCCACGACTCCGACAGGCCTGCAG gcTCCAGTCAGTCCCCTCAAGGCTCTGCATTCGGGCCTGCTCTACAAATGATTCACTTCAGCCCCAGTGCCCCAGCCTTGCCTTCTCTGGTGAtaactccagcactaggggatGGAGAGTCATGGGGACTCTGCTAGGCCTGGGTGCAGTGTTGGCCTATCATGACCACCAGTGCAGG gCTGCTGAGAAGTCACCACACATATACACGAGAGAGGAAGTGAGATCTCACAGCAGCCGTGAGACTAGGATCTGGGTGACTCTGGGCTGTGAGGTGTTTGATGTTACAGAATTTGTGGACCTACACCCAGGGGGGCCGTCAAAGCTGATGTTAGCAGCAGGGGGTCCTCTAGAGCCCTTCTGGGCCCTCTATGCCGTTCATGACCAGTCCCACGTGCGTGAGATACTGGCTCAGTACAAAGTCGGGGAGCTGAGCCCTGAAGACAAGGCGCCCTCCACCGTGAAGACCTCTGACCCTTATGCTGATGATCCTGTACGTCACCCAGCCCTGAAGGTCAATAGCCAGCGCCCCTTTAATGCAGAGCCCCCCCCTGAACTGCTGACAGAAAACTATATCACACCTAACCCTATCTTCTTCACCCGGAACCATCTGCCTGTACCTAACCTGGACCCAGAAACCTATCGCCTGCATGTAGTAGGGCCACCTGGGTGTCAGTCACTGTGCCTATCCCTGGATGACTTGTACCAGTTCCCCAAGCACGAGATCACAATCACTCTTCAGTGTGCCGGCAATCGACGCTCTGAGATGACTCGGATCAAAGAAGTAAAAGGTCTGGAGTGGAATACAGGGGCCATTAGCACTGCACGCTGGGCTGGGGCACGTCTCTGTGATGTGTTAGCCAAGGCTGGTCACCAACTCTGTGGAACTGAGGCCCATGTCTGCTTTGAGGGACTGGACTCAGACCCCACAGGGACTGCCTACGGAGCATCCATCCCTCTGGCTCGGGCCATGGACCCCGAAGCTGAGGTCCTGCTGGCATATGAGATGAATGGGCAGCCTCTGCCTCGTGACCATGGCTTCCCTGTGCGGGTGGTGGTTCCTGGTGTGGTGGGTGCCCGCCATGTCAAATGGCTGGGCAAAGTGAGTGTAGAACCAGAGGAAAGTTACAGTCACTGGCAACGGCGGGATTACAAAGGCTTCTCTCCGTCTGTGGACTGGGACACAGTAGATTTTGACTCAGCTCCATCTATTCAGGAACTTCCTGTCCAGTCGGCCATCACAGAGCCCAAGGATGGGGAGACGGTACAATCAGGGGAGGTGACTATCAAAGGCTATGCATGGAGTGGTGGTGGGAGGGCTGTGGTCAGGGTGGATGTGTCTCTGGATGGGGGCCTAAcctggcaggtggcagagctggatgGAGAGGAACAGTGTCCCCGGAAGGCCTGGGCCTGGAGGCTATGGCAGCTGCAAGCCCCTGTGCCAGCTGGGAAAAAGGAATTGAACATTGTTTGTAAGGCTGTAGATGACAGCTACAATGTGCAACCAGACACAGTAGCCCCAATCTGGAACCTGCGAGGTGTGCTCAGCAATGCCTGGCACCGTGTCCACATCCATGTCACCCCATGA
- the SUOX gene encoding sulfite oxidase, mitochondrial isoform X2, whose protein sequence is MLLHRAVIPRLRQACRLQSVPSRLCIRACSTNDSLQPQCPSLAFSGDNSSTRGWRVMGTLLGLGAVLAYHDHQCRAAEKSPHIYTREEVRSHSSRETRIWVTLGCEVFDVTEFVDLHPGGPSKLMLAAGGPLEPFWALYAVHDQSHVREILAQYKVGELSPEDKAPSTVKTSDPYADDPVRHPALKVNSQRPFNAEPPPELLTENYITPNPIFFTRNHLPVPNLDPETYRLHVVGPPGCQSLCLSLDDLYQFPKHEITITLQCAGNRRSEMTRIKEVKGLEWNTGAISTARWAGARLCDVLAKAGHQLCGTEAHVCFEGLDSDPTGTAYGASIPLARAMDPEAEVLLAYEMNGQPLPRDHGFPVRVVVPGVVGARHVKWLGKVSVEPEESYSHWQRRDYKGFSPSVDWDTVDFDSAPSIQELPVQSAITEPKDGETVQSGEVTIKGYAWSGGGRAVVRVDVSLDGGLTWQVAELDGEEQCPRKAWAWRLWQLQAPVPAGKKELNIVCKAVDDSYNVQPDTVAPIWNLRGVLSNAWHRVHIHVTP, encoded by the exons ATGCTGCTGCACAGGGCTGTGATCCCACGACTCCGACAGGCCTGCAG gcTCCAGTCAGTCCCCTCAAGGCTCTGCATTCGGGCCTGCTCTACAAATGATTCACTTCAGCCCCAGTGCCCCAGCCTTGCCTTCTCTGGTGAtaactccagcactaggggatGGAGAGTCATGGGGACTCTGCTAGGCCTGGGTGCAGTGTTGGCCTATCATGACCACCAGTGCAGG gCTGCTGAGAAGTCACCACACATATACACGAGAGAGGAAGTGAGATCTCACAGCAGCCGTGAGACTAGGATCTGGGTGACTCTGGGCTGTGAGGTGTTTGATGTTACAGAATTTGTGGACCTACACCCAGGGGGGCCGTCAAAGCTGATGTTAGCAGCAGGGGGTCCTCTAGAGCCCTTCTGGGCCCTCTATGCCGTTCATGACCAGTCCCACGTGCGTGAGATACTGGCTCAGTACAAAGTCGGGGAGCTGAGCCCTGAAGACAAGGCGCCCTCCACCGTGAAGACCTCTGACCCTTATGCTGATGATCCTGTACGTCACCCAGCCCTGAAGGTCAATAGCCAGCGCCCCTTTAATGCAGAGCCCCCCCCTGAACTGCTGACAGAAAACTATATCACACCTAACCCTATCTTCTTCACCCGGAACCATCTGCCTGTACCTAACCTGGACCCAGAAACCTATCGCCTGCATGTAGTAGGGCCACCTGGGTGTCAGTCACTGTGCCTATCCCTGGATGACTTGTACCAGTTCCCCAAGCACGAGATCACAATCACTCTTCAGTGTGCCGGCAATCGACGCTCTGAGATGACTCGGATCAAAGAAGTAAAAGGTCTGGAGTGGAATACAGGGGCCATTAGCACTGCACGCTGGGCTGGGGCACGTCTCTGTGATGTGTTAGCCAAGGCTGGTCACCAACTCTGTGGAACTGAGGCCCATGTCTGCTTTGAGGGACTGGACTCAGACCCCACAGGGACTGCCTACGGAGCATCCATCCCTCTGGCTCGGGCCATGGACCCCGAAGCTGAGGTCCTGCTGGCATATGAGATGAATGGGCAGCCTCTGCCTCGTGACCATGGCTTCCCTGTGCGGGTGGTGGTTCCTGGTGTGGTGGGTGCCCGCCATGTCAAATGGCTGGGCAAAGTGAGTGTAGAACCAGAGGAAAGTTACAGTCACTGGCAACGGCGGGATTACAAAGGCTTCTCTCCGTCTGTGGACTGGGACACAGTAGATTTTGACTCAGCTCCATCTATTCAGGAACTTCCTGTCCAGTCGGCCATCACAGAGCCCAAGGATGGGGAGACGGTACAATCAGGGGAGGTGACTATCAAAGGCTATGCATGGAGTGGTGGTGGGAGGGCTGTGGTCAGGGTGGATGTGTCTCTGGATGGGGGCCTAAcctggcaggtggcagagctggatgGAGAGGAACAGTGTCCCCGGAAGGCCTGGGCCTGGAGGCTATGGCAGCTGCAAGCCCCTGTGCCAGCTGGGAAAAAGGAATTGAACATTGTTTGTAAGGCTGTAGATGACAGCTACAATGTGCAACCAGACACAGTAGCCCCAATCTGGAACCTGCGAGGTGTGCTCAGCAATGCCTGGCACCGTGTCCACATCCATGTCACCCCATGA